DNA sequence from the Thunnus albacares chromosome 22, fThuAlb1.1, whole genome shotgun sequence genome:
TTAAGGGATTTTAAGATTATTTACACATTATCATAGGTGTATTATTAACATgatattgttgtttgttgttgctttttgatttctaccatccttcctgtaTTTCCAAAGCTCTGcaataaatatttattgtgGGGCAGAGAACGCTGCCAGTTCAAATTGACTGTAAATATGTGGATGAGGACCATAAATGCTGCCAAGGTGCAAACTGCTCCTTCACTTGGAATGAAGCACAACTACTAACCCCTCCCTTTTCTCAGAGAACTTTGACTGTATATTTCCTGGTTCCTGCTGATTTCACAGACTTACAAGTTTAGAGATGGGTGTAACCAAAATGCTGTGAAGAGCAAGAGCCAATGAGCCACTTTAAAGCAGATGAGTGTGCAAAAGGAAAGAGAGGTTTGGCTTTGTGTGACGCTCATAAAACTCATGGGACATTAACCATAATTGAGAGGTGAAATGGCGCAGCGAGGAAATCAAGCAGACAGAATGAAATTCTGttgttcgatctgtctggatctactgaaggatccggtgactattccctgtggacacaacTACTGCATTAGCTGTATTAAAACCTTCTGGGATGGAAAAGATCAGAGAATTCACAGCTGTCCTCAGTGCCGAAAGACTTTCATACCGAGGCCTGacctggtgaaaaacaccatgttagcagagatagtggaggagaagaagaagactggactGGGAGCTGCTCCAGTTGATCAttgctatgctggacctgaagatgtggcctgtgattcTTGCACTAGGAGAAAGCTGAAAGCCCTCAAATCCTGTCTGGTTTGTCTGGCTTCTTATTGTGAGCAACACCTTCAGCCTCATTATGATTCTCCTACttttaaaagacacaaactgGTTGAAGCTTCTTTTAAACTTCAGGAGACCATCTGCTCTCGTCACAATGATGTGATGAAGATTTTCTGCCGCACTGATCAGCAGTGTATCTGTATGCTTTGCTCcatggatgaacataaaggtcACGACACAATCTCAGTtgcagcagaaaggacagaGAAGCAGAAGGAACTTGGCATAAGACGGAAAAAAATCCAGCAGAGGGTccagaacagagaggaagatgtgAAGGagcttcaacaggaggtggaggctatcaatcgctctgctgataaagcagtggaggacagtgagaagatcttcgCTGAGTTGATCCGTGACATTCAGAAAAGAAGCTCAGATGTGAAGCAGCTGATCAGATCTCAGCAggaaactgaactgaatcagGTCAAAGATCTTCAGgaaaagctgcagcaggagatcaaggagctgaagaggaaagacgctgacCTGGAGAAGCTCTCACGCACAGAGGATCACACCAAGTTTCTACACAAATATCCCTCGCTGTCAGGTGTTTGTGGATCTACAGGCTCTCCTTGCACCAACATCAATCGCCTGTGGTACTTTAAGGATGTAATGGCAGCTGTGACAGCGGCCAGAGATAAACTGCAGATCATTCTTAGTGAGAAATGGCCACAACCAGAGCCAAAGACCAGAGTTGAGTTCTTACAATATTCACGTCAGATCACACTGGATCCTAACACAGCCAACAATTTTCTGGTTTTATCAGACAGGAACAGAAAGATAACAttcaatgataaaaataaaccaTATTCTCAACATCCAGACAGATTCAATAATGTATCTCAGGTCCTGAGTAAAGATggtctgactggacgttgttactgggaaGTGGAGAGGAGCGGGAGAGTTGCAGTTGCAGTCGCATACAAGAGCATTAGTAGATCAGGGGACTTTAATACATATGTATTTGGATACAATGAGAGGTCTTGGGTTTTACATTGTATCACTGgatacacattcatacataaaaatatctcaGCTGCCATCTCAGGCCCTCGGTCCTCAAGAATAGGTGTGTACCTCGATCACAGTGCAGGTATTCTGTCtttctacagcgtctctgaaacaATGAccctcctccacagagtccagaccacattcactcagccgCTCTACGCTGGACTTTGGCTTTATTCTAATGGAGACACTGCTGAGTTTTGTAAGTTGAAGTAGACAGAGGGATGGTTTATGTTTACACCTGATTTCTGACCACCTTACTACATATCACAATCCTGGAGCCTTGATATTTTAGTGCTGTAACTGGTGTTAATAAAAGGAATTTCAAAAGGAATGTTTGAATATGATAAATGtggttaataataatattatgtgatagttgtttttgggtttttatgatgataattgttttactgaataaatcattttataatcTCTGCATTTCTGTTTAATAATTTTAAGGTGACAACTAAGATAATTGTTGATTAACATCCAGTCCTCTGATGCAATTTGACAAAGTCACCCTGATATATTTGAATTACTGTTTGTATAATGGCATGATTCTGGTGTTCGTATTGGATAAATTTAGTAGGTGGAACTATTGTGTTGGTGCAAAATACAGTGCTTGTTCAtcaatgatgaatgatgaacaATAAATCAATCTAATAAATCTGTGCCTGAttgattatttacatttacagactGAGGTTTTTCTTTCTGAGTGTGAACAGTCTCATTCTTGTAATCATCCAGCCATTGTAAAGATAATCTaacatatacaaaataaaatgtaaatcaaGATTTAGTAAATACGTATTCGTTTGTGTATTAATAATACACCAACACTATCAAGTTAGTTTAATGGACCTAAGGCTCATGTTATTTTTGCAACTTTAACCACAAGAAACTCATGTGAcaatttaaatcaaatattatGAAATATCATTTTAGGACCAAATATTAATGATCGTATATAGAATGCTTAtaggtatgttttaattaatttatcataTGTAAACTTGGTCACTGTTCAACTTGAGTCCCCTTGATAGATTGTCTAGTGAGAATCATTATAAGTGAAGCCATATTTAAATTGAAAACCTCCATTGTGAATGTCTACAGAATGGCTGTAAACACTGCTAAAGTTCAGTCTGTCAAGATGTAAATGAGTTCTGTAAATGCTGCTAAGGTTGAAACTGCTCCATTTCCTTGAATGAAGAAAAGTCTGAGAGAACAGGACACTCTAAAATAGACGGCAATCTCACTGACAGACTGAATGTTTTACTGCCAAAAGTAGGGCTCAAAAACAGAGAGtcttaaagtataaaaaaaaatgatgaggaATCTCAGATAATCAGACATATAATTAGACATAATCGATGGATTATCTCAGGTAATGATCAGAGGACAATATATCAACTGACAACATTCGCTGTAAACCTGTAAATTACACCTGAACAAAATACAACtacaaacatgtaaagaaaAGGTATAAACGCGGCCAAACTGCTCTATTTCCTTGATTGAAGCACAACCACTAACCCCTCCCTTTTTCTCAGAGAACTTTGACTGTATATGACCTGGTTCCTGCTTGTTTCACAGATCTACAAGTTTAGagatgggtgtaaccaacatGCTGTAAAGCA
Encoded proteins:
- the LOC122974119 gene encoding tripartite motif-containing protein 16-like, whose protein sequence is MAQRGNQADRMKFCCSICLDLLKDPVTIPCGHNYCISCIKTFWDGKDQRIHSCPQCRKTFIPRPDLVKNTMLAEIVEEKKKTGLGAAPVDHCYAGPEDVACDSCTRRKLKALKSCLVCLASYCEQHLQPHYDSPTFKRHKLVEASFKLQETICSRHNDVMKIFCRTDQQCICMLCSMDEHKGHDTISVAAERTEKQKELGIRRKKIQQRVQNREEDVKELQQEVEAINRSADKAVEDSEKIFAELIRDIQKRSSDVKQLIRSQQETELNQVKDLQEKLQQEIKELKRKDADLEKLSRTEDHTKFLHKYPSLSGVCGSTGSPCTNINRLWYFKDVMAAVTAARDKLQIILSEKWPQPEPKTRVEFLQYSRQITLDPNTANNFLVLSDRNRKITFNDKNKPYSQHPDRFNNVSQVLSKDGLTGRCYWEVERSGRVAVAVAYKSISRSGDFNTYVFGYNERSWVLHCITGYTFIHKNISAAISGPRSSRIGVYLDHSAGILSFYSVSETMTLLHRVQTTFTQPLYAGLWLYSNGDTAEFCKLK